The genomic stretch agaatttaaaataaataaaacctaccaACTCAAAAGCATGCACCTTTAAAAGAAAGGAGAGCAGAGCATGGCATTAAGATAATAATTTTAGAGCTGTAAGAGGCTTTCAAAATCATCTTGTGTAACCATCTCAAGAAACCAAAATAGAGGCCAGAGAAGTTAAGCGACTTACTCAAAGGGATTCAGTCAATTACAGAGCCTAATCTAGAACCTAGGTAAACCTCCTGGCATCTTGTCCAGTGCTCCTCCCACAGACCCACCCTGATTGATCCATCCAGTCCTAGTTTCCAATTGTCTTCCAGAGTCACATCTCTCACCTGCACACATCAGAAAACTCACCTATGGcagagctttcttttttcctcctgaattACAAAGCTTtgctgtggagaaaggagatcggGAGAGATAATCCTCTCCTCTACAAATACTCTAAACACTTCGAAAACCAGTCAAAATATCTAGTAGTACAGAAAGAGACCCAGACATTTTGCCTTGTTAATGCAGCTCTCTTGCTTCTCTGTATCCCACAGTACAGCTACACCAACATGCAGGCTGACTTTTGTGCCTttgagacacaaagaaaaaaggaagggtcTGAAAATTGATAAAAGAAAACTCTTCCACTTTATCTTTGTCCAAGCACGAGGTTTCCTTTGGGAAGAGCGAGCTCTTCTGCCACCTTGTGACACAGAATGACAATACCGAGCCCTAGATCCTTTCCTACTCCTGCTCCAGGGGGCAGCACTGTAACGTGACATCTAGGAAGGAACTCATCTACAGAATATTTCAAATAGACAGAtggggttggggcgggggggagtatCTGATATCATAAGGGAGCAGAGAATCATGTAATCATGTTAAGGAAAGAGTAAGCAAAAATCATGAAACTTGGGAAGGGCAATGGAGCCCCTTATTCTGCCCTAACCACCTGCCCTGCGAAGAGAATCAGGCAATTGCAGCAGGGAAAAAGGGAATGAGGCAGTGTTGCTCTGGGCCAACAAAGATCTGAGGCACTTATGTTCCCTCCACTCAGTGGCCTcgcttctctgtttctttccacaGCGAAACATCTTGAAAAAGGTTATGTACACTTTTTCACCTCCAATTCCCTCTCAGCCCTCTCTTGCTTCCGCCACTCTGCTGGAACTGCTGGCACAAAATTGTCAAACCCACTGCTACTGGCTTTATTCTTACACAACCTCTCAACACTTGACCACCTGATTCCTTCCTTGCAAGACTGTTCTTTATTGGCTTCTATGCCATCCACTCTCCTGGTTTTCTTAGCTCagctgtcacctcctcagagaagtctGTCCTGATCACTGTAAATGTAACCTCTGCCAGTAGCCCTTCACCTCATCACCTGTTTGCTGCTTCACCACAACTATCACAACCTCTAATTACCTTGTATTTGCATCCACGTGTTATCATTAGCCCTCCGCACTGTTTTCTGTCCAACTGTATTTATTGTCTGCTTCCCATCATTTCATGTGAACACAGATTTGGTCTGGCTCACTGCTAGAACAGcagctggcacacagtaggcccacAATACTTGttgaacaaaaaaatgaaaggcaCTGTGGCTGAATGCTCAACCCTTCTTCCACATTTCAGGCAGCATGCTGTCCTTTGGTGACatctctttccattctgtttcccCATCAAGATTTCCCTTgaattcggggcacctgggtggctcagtcagttaagcgtctgcctttggctcaggtcgtgtttGCCGGGTGCTGgcatcaagccctgagttgggctcctgCTTGCcgggggggcctgcttctccctctccctctgctgctccccttgtttgtgctctctctctctgtgtcaaataaataaataaaatcttcaaaaacaaaaacaagatttCCCTTGAATTCAATTTAACCAGATTTCAACCTGAATTAAAATGCCAGGAAACAGGGTAATATTTCAATTATGATTTGACTTGGATCTCATGAACTCCCTTATGGGAAATCCCTTGACTCAAGCTCCCTTCACATCATTATCAGAGTGTCAGGCTCCAAGACCTTCTCATGCACAGCCAGACCGATGTTGGCTCCGATGAAGAAAATTTACAGTGAGTAGAAAGACTGTAGAGGCTCATGACTTTGGCGGAGGATCTGCATAGATCTTCATTCCTACTGCAGGATCCGCCTGGCTATGCTATCACAAAGTCTACAGGGTATTACACTGGATGTAAACTCTTTGCTAAAAGATACAATTTTAGAAAACTCTTCAAGACGGTTATCTGTCTAGGAAAACTTTCCCAAACTGTAGACGGTATCACTCACCCAGTGTAATAGTCATGGCAATGTGGTCTACCTATTCGGGGCTGTTAAAATGTGCAGAACTAGGTAGATATGTCTGTACTAATGTGAGTTTATGTGTACAACTGTGAATGAATTCTAGAGATTATTTGGTCGGAATTCCCCagttacagaggagaaaatggagattCAGAGAAGTCAAGCCATTTTCTCAAGGCGATATTAATAACAGGGTTTATATTAGAACTCATGTCTATCAATTCCTAGCCCGGTGCTCTCTCCAATGTAGTTCACTAACTCATTCAGTCCTACTTTCCTGTTCTGTTCTTAAATCACCTTCCTTAATAGAAATCTCTACATCTCCTTATGTCAGTGTATAAATCTATGTGCTTGTGTCAGTGAGCATGCATGTGAATGTCTACGTGTCCACGTACAAGTATTTGTAAAGCATATCACTGGGTGTTTATGTCCTTTCTTCTAGGGAAACCTCTAGGTAATTACAGTTCCTTATGTCGGCACGAGCTATGAAGTCAGAGGAAGAGTTTTTGAGTCAATCATTAACAAGCACATTTGGTCCTCTCTCCAATCAGCTCTATTCCTGGGTCTTCAGGAAATGGGGCAAAAATAGTTAGGGTGGAACCAGACTCTCCCAGGGTCAAACTTGGTTCCAGGGCAGCGCGAGCACCTAGCAAGAAGACAGGGGCTGTGACAGATTAGCGGCATGTGCTCCCGCTAACATGGATACCATCTTGGTTTTCAGCCTAATCATTACGTCCTACGATGTCGGCAAGAAAGGTAAGTACTTCTGTAGTCAATATCCTAGAAAATCCAAAGAGAGACCTAGAATGTGTTTGGGGGTCTATTCCACCAGACTGAGAAAAAGCCCGTACTCAGTAGGTGATGCTTTACGGTCATCCCGTGTACTCTCTTGCTTCTAGGTAGGACTGTAACTTATTTCAGCTCGGAGAGATAGCTGTTCCATGGTGAGAagtcttcccccccccttttttgagagtttatttattgatttgagaaggtaagcaagagagagaaagagccagggaggagcagagggagagggagaagcagactcctccagacgcagggttctatcccaggatgctgggatcgtgacctgagccgaaggcagacgtttaacagactgagccccccagacgcccccACGGTGAGAAGTCTTCAGAGAACTCGATGCATTCTTCTGTCTTATTCATGTAACTAACATTGAAAGTGCTCTCACTGTTAGATAGCTTTCTTTACTGAAGGGTGCTGTCACAGTTTCAGTATTATCAACACCGAAGACTCTCAAATTCATAACCCTCATAAGATGTTGTCTTCCTTTCTAAGGTGGTACATCCAAACAGACGAGGATGCTCTTGGAAAGGGAGGGGCGACGGGAAGGGGGACAGGCTGGAATGGCACCATCTGCTGCTCTCTGATAACTGTTTATTAAAACATGCTTTTTCAAAGTGTCTAAacatttcatctctaaaatgagctAATCAGAGTTATGGCCAAACAGCTCAAGGTGCAGCAGTAACaaatttaacagatgaagaaaactcACAACATCCCGTGAGTTATGCTACGAAAAGCATACATAAACTATGACCTATGGTTCCATGGAAACCTGAAGAGATACCTTGTTCAGAGTTACATTTAATAATCTTTCAAAAGTTTTAATATAAGAAGGCAGATAGtacaagaaggagaagaggggtgcctgggtggctcagtcattaagcgtctgcctttggctcagggcgtgatcccagggtcctgggatcgagccccacatcgggctccctgctctactgggagcctgcttcttcctctcccactcccctgcttgtgttccctctctcactggctgtttctctgtcaaataaataaataaaatcttaaaaaaaaaaaaagaacaagaaggagaagagataaTAAGCAGCGTTTGGAGGAATGGGTTGGTTGGTCTTTTCATTAACTTATTCATTAATTTCACTTAACACTATTTCACCTTCCACCCCCCAAGTGTAATGGATTgaaactcagtttttttttttttcctctgtgctaGGTTAACTCTTacttggatatattttaaaatatttttctgacagTGTTTGAGCCCCCCAAGTGCCAGCTCTATGAGAAGGCACTGCATCCTCTTGCACCCCCCTCTCCAATACCTGGACTTCTAAACAGTACCCGATAAATTATAAATCCtgaccttttttctctttttgttttcagaaCTCAGAGATAGCAGCTGCCACGTGGAACAGCTGCCTGGACTCTTCCCAAAGGATGTGAGAAAAATCAGGGATGTGCTGATGCAAGGTAGGGAACAGGCCCGTCCCGAAAAATCACCTTGCCATTCCAGAAAATCTTTACCTTTAAAAGATGCCCGTCTCCCCCATTCCTAGCCCAGATCTCAAACATCCTATTTTAAAGATATGTATCCCCTCAAGAGGTTTTCTGGAAACCAAGTTTTAAGTTAACAGTTATTACCTAAGGCATGGCTCTATAAATCAAACAGCTGAaggtgaagaaagagaaggagtcAGCGCACAACCCTCTCTGCATTGGAGAAGCCAATCTGTGAGCGTTTCTCTGGGCTGAATTTATGGCAGTCACCTATATTCATGAGACCCatggcaggaaggaggaaaggcaggGCTTGTATACTCAGGACCACAAACTCATGTTGAGGAAGAAGTaaactaaaaaagagaaccaaGTACAGCATTGGAGTTTTAACACGGGTCATGAATGGAAGGTGTTTAGCTGGGTCCCATTCAGATTAAGAACCAGCTTcatttttctgtctggcttttcTCCTTCCAGAGGCTCAGGCAGAAGCCCAAAAGTCTACATTCATTCAGAATCAGACTGTGGCTACCCTGCAGTGCTTTGGCCCTGGGAGCAAAGTCAAAGTCAACCTTGTGTATTCAGAGAGAAGGTCAAAGGTCAAGCAGACTCTGAAGAACCTGAGAGTCATCGCTGCTCCCCATAGAAACAGCACTGCCTCCCCAAACTGTCACTTAACTCCCACATCCAAGTTTCAGACTGGAGCCCTCCTAACAGGCAAAGGTGAGACTGGAAAATGAGATGGAGGTTGGCACTGACTTTAAGCTGACATCCCTGAAGCCAGGTGGGGCTTAGTAGTAGCTAAAGCCTCAAGGATATGGATTACCCTCTCCTTGGGCAGATCTGCGTCTTCtctgaaaatcagttttttaatCTCTATGGGCCCTTCTCACCCTGACATGCTGGGATTTTCATGCAATTTCCATTTCTGATGGGTCTTCTTTTGACAATGGttattggaattttatttattttgaatgcagacagtaaaatatttaaacagcaCAGATTTATAGTGAAAACTCAGTCTCCCTCCTACTCCAATCTCTCAATCCTTCAGTTCTCTAGGGAACCACTATTACCAACTTATGGAATTTCCTTCCTATTCTAAGCAAAATGGACGTATatatcttaaaaacataaatggcAGCATTCCATACACACTGTTCCATACCTTGCTCTTCTGGATCTTATAGGTTGTCACATACCAGTATGTATACATTTGTCTCATTCAACAATTGTACAGTATTCCTTTGTATGGCCAtgctataattttttatttccttaagtaatctctaagcccagcatggggcttgagctcacgaccccaaggtcaagagtcgcacactctaccgcctgagccagacaggcacccctgtACTATAATTTATTCCACCAGTTCCCTATTAATGGATATTTTGGTTTCGAATCTTCTATAAACACAAACAATATTGCAAGCAATTAccttatccattcttctctgtGTACCTGCAATTTATCCATCTGATAAATTCCAAGAGGCAGGACTGCTGCATCAAAGGTCTGATAGCTACTGCTACATTACCCTCCAACCCGGTGATTCCATTTGGCCTTTCCACCCACACTGTGAGAACGCCTGTTCCCCCTAAGCTACTGGGCAATGGTTCTTGACATCAGCCTTAAGTTTCTCTGTTCTGCCttctttcctgcccccacccatTCTTTCTGTCAAGCAGTGTATGATGTTGGCAGTTTCCCTTTACATACAGGCCATCCCCTAGATGCTACTGGTGCACGGccggaaaaataaaataaaacttgacaCTTTTAGAGAAACTGGGGGTTCCCAAGCAGAATAATGGGGGGGGACCTTAAAAACTACAGTCTATTTAGATGACTAGAGATTGGGAAATAAGTGGATAGATTCTTGGGATGTGTGATTCTAGATACAGTAAATTATATATCCTCGCATGGTATGAATGTTTTCACTCCCTTTATTGTACTTTCTAAAGTTCATATGGTAAcaatttgtgtaaaaaaaaaaaaactcttattgaaaactgaaaaaattctGACAGCATTTGAGGGTTTTTGGTTACTCAATATTAATGTAAAGTAATTCAACCAGATTGTTTTCCTCCCAACATATGACACCACCCCCCCTTGTATCACCCCCTTGAAGCACCAATGGCAGGTGTCAATAATAGTGAACTTCAGTCATTCTGGAGTCTAGAGCACTCTGTGCAGGATGGCTTTTTCTTGGATATAGTGCATTGTTGGATTCCGGACAATTAAGGACACCAGTTCTTAGAAATCTGGGACAAGGAAAACTGGGAGAttaagggggtggagggatgccAGAGATCAACCTGACCTAATTCAAAAATTTGCCCTGGGcatatttcttcctccttccttcatgGCATGGTGGTTGGTTCCCGAATGCAGAATTTAAGCTAATACCCAGGACTCTTTGAGCTGTGCAAAGAGATTAAATGGATGTTTGTGGGCTAGTTGGTGGGCCTAATCAACATTCATGATACATTTCTATGGAACAATGATGAATTCCAAACAACCAACTTAGGGACTTCTGAAATATCACCCCATTTATAAGTTTGAAACTGCCcattctgaatttaaatttacattgaaTACCAGGATGTGAGAGACACCAAGtaggatagaaataaaaattaaataaatggtcCAATATACAAGGTCATAAAAGAGATGCCCTCTGAAATTACCGTGCTATGGCTGACATCAGTCTGCACAAAAGGATGTCCCAGAAACAATCAGAAGACAGTTTATGAAAATGTTCCTAGAGCAAAGTAGGAATTTGAAACGGGAAGGACAATAATGTACTACAACACAGTCATCAGAAGATGTGGGTCAACAGGGACTGTAGAAAATGTCAGATGGAGACTATTTGTTACTGTTTATGGAATTGGGCCAATGAGAAGATTCTCTATTATGAATATCCCGAAATTTCTTTCGGGTGGACAAAGATGACTCATTAAGTCTTTTTCACTTGTGGTATAGTTTATGCCATCTACTTCCTATTTCTCAGATTCTACATTAATCTAGAATTTCtaattagatttaaaaagaacCTATATGTTTAGAACAGGGTACCTAGAAGAGAAAAATTCTACCCAATCCATTTGATGGATACATTCTcctatgtaacttttttttaaaatgtcattttagtaGATAGATTAGCCTCCTTGGAATTTGATTAGTGTGAGCCAACTCCTAAGGACTGTTTACCCCTTGTGAAACTGGGGTGTAGGAGGGATAACATCAAACAAGTTTTATTCTGGTATTATTTATCATCTCTGATGAGTTACTCCATTTCTCCAGTGCTCAGTTTCTACAGCTACAAATGAGAGATTTGACTAGATGATAGCATGTGTAGATATGTAAAGGGAGGTTTTGATCTGAAAGACAAACCCAACAGCAATATGGAAGGCCTCTTTAataagcccttttttttttttaaagattttatttatttagttgacagagacagccagcgagaaagggaacacaagcagggggagtgggacaggaagaggcaggctcccagcagaggagcccgacgtggggctcgatcccagaatgctgggatcacgccctgagctgaaggcagaagctcaacgactgagccacccaggcgcccctttataaGCCCTTTTCGACCTGCTAGTATTATTACAGAATAATCTCCAAGAGAGGTTTCCATTAAACATACAGAACCTAATGTTCCCTATttcaaatgaattattttgtaataaagcaAAGCATCATCTGCTAAGTTATCCACTTCATGGATGTGGAGTTTGTACATCTCCTGAAAGGGGGGCGTTCTTGCTCAAATATGCTTAGCCAACGAAAAACTAGTATTGCAATTCTGTCATCACGGGGAATGGAGTGGTTGTATTTACAGACGTGCTCCACCTTAATGCTCAGTTACCTAGCAGATGAGACCTAAAAGAGCTGCCAACATAGACAGACATTAATTTCAAAGCTTCAGCAGAACTGAAAATACACTGACAGATGAAGCCTATTAAGAAGACTTTGAAACAGTGGCTCCCAGGAGGTGGGAAGACATGCCACATTGAGATAGCATCATCCCTGCGGCTAGAGGGTACAGCTCTTCTACCAGAGGATTGCTcggtttttccttctctttcaatCATAGTATCACTCGGTGTGCAGAGTGTTTTCACACCtgcttcctcatttttatttgtttccgaTCTTCCCATTACCCCTGTGAAATAGGTAGGCCAAGAATTACTCTATTATAaccatcttacagataaggaaaccaaaacaCAGAGAACTTATGTGACTCGTCCTAAGTGAAATTTGTTTATCTTCCATCTCATCTGTCTCAGAAACACATAAGTTATTACTTCAGAGAACTGACTGGCACCAATGCTGGAAATACTTCatataatttccttgtttttccttttcaacctgTTGGCTCTCCATCTCTATCTTTGCCAACATGGTCTTCCTGATTAAACTGAAGGCAGGGACTATTCCTTCCTCTGTAATTTCACGTGCAGTGCCTGGTACTGTGGCCATTGGCCTCTGAAGTCAAGAGCTATCATTTCACATGGACTTAATCAAGACTTGGGAAAGTAATTTAGAAAAGTCAAGTAGGACTTACAGACCTTAATTTAATAAGCAATGATTAGACACCATTAGAAACAAAATAGGAACCAGTGTCTCAATTGGATTAGGTCAATTATGGAGCCAAGTGACGTTAGTTAGACTACAGCCAGAATCCAACTGTCTCAACCCTGCCGCACCTGGTTTGAGTCACCAGCATTTTCGTTTGGATTTCTGCAACAGCCTTCTAACAGGTGTCTCTGCTTGGACCCTTGCCCCCCTACAGTCTAACACAGCACTCCAGTGCTCCTTTCAAAACAAAGCCATCcatcactcctctgctcagaaccttGCAATGGATCCCCGTTTCAAtcagaataaaaaccaaagtcCTTAAACTAGCCTACACGGCTCCTGATACAGGCCCGTTTCCTTTAGAACTTTCCTGATCTCCTACTACCCTGTGCTCACTCCATTCCAGtctcactggcctccctgcttttCCTCTAAAACTGTAACAtgtcacacacactcactctgcCGCAGGGCCTTTCCCCGCGCTGCCCCTTCTGCCTACAACACTGCTTCAAGCCTTGGCTCACTTCTCATTTTCTCAAGGAAACCAGCTTATATTGCAGGTTGCCTAGCCActgcccacccacacccccagACTGCTCCCTAACCTTGCTCTgcttttagtttggtttttttttttagtagcacTTACCTTCTTCTAAAATAACataaatctggggcgcctgggtgactcggttcagcgtctgcctttagctcaggtcgtgatccaagggtcctgggatcaagccctgtgtcgggctccctgctccacagggagtctgcttctccctctccctctgcctgacactccccatgcttgtgctctctctctctctcccaaataaaaaaataagatcttaaaaaaaataaaataaataaaatgacataaagtTTACCGTATTTACTGCTGTCTGCTTCCCCATTCCTCCTCaaccctcctttccccttccttggtCTTGCTAGAATGTATCCAACAGATATATCCAAAGTACTGAAGCAGTCCCTGGTACAGAAAGGATATTCATTTAAAGATATTTGCTTtcgtaaataaaatctttaaaggaatgggcacctgggtggctcagtctgttaggtatctgcctttggtttgagtcatgatcccagggtcctgggattgagtcctgcatcgggctccctgctgaacttctccctctcctccctctgtccctccccctgttcatgttctctctctctctctctcaaaggaataaataaataaaatcttaaaaaatatatttactttctgggttgcctggatggctcagtcagttaagcgtctgactcttgatctcagctcaggtcttgatctcagggtcatgagttcaagccccatgttgggggccACGCTggatggagcctacttaaaaattttgtgttctgaaagaatgaaactgaggaGTGCATGAAGCTGGGTGGTCTCTCCTTcttccagctccctctgctttccccaaACCTCTCTCAAAGAAGTTGACTTAGGACTTCAGTTAGACCTGCAGCAATCATTAAGGCAAATTATGGTTATTTCACATTCTTCCTTGGACTTTGgagccaatttttttaaagagggaaattTTCAACAGTGTTAACGCCCTCTATCATCATTATTACAGCCTTAAGAATGATAAACTTGATATGGTCTACTTCTCCACTTTGATCCTACATTAGTCAAGGCCTCCTCAGGgatttaatacatatttcttattagtaTCTCTATCCTCATTTATTCTTGGCATATTTTGTGTCCACTCCCTAAACCTATGGAGTCACATTAAAAGTTTAATATTAGCTGGGTAGAGATAGGGTTTTGTCAGGTAAAAAACAAAGgcaggatgggggcgcctgggtggtgcagtcgttaagcatctgcctttggctcagggcgtgatcccagcgttctgggatcgagccccacatcgggctcctctgctgggagtctgcttcttcctctcccactcctgcttgtgttccctccctgtctcactggctgtctctctctgtcaaataaataaaaataaaaataaaataaaataaaataaaaaacaaaggcagGATGAAGTTTTCTCAgttgttttttcattgtttctttcttgttttgtagCTTTTTTACCAGGGATCTCCCAATGTAAGGTCTATGCAGTGATGAGGGCTGCATCAGAGACTTTTTCTACCACCACGACCACCACCTCCATAACTCCTGGGaataaagaaggagagaaaactaCAAGTATTGATGATTTTTCTAGCCCTTTGAAAGAAGGTACAGAATAAGGAGGAGTGAgacaagaacagaaagaaaaagaaacacttttagCCCCAACATGAGTTTGAGTTTTCTACGGTTTTCTGGGAGGTTGAGTAATTACATGGATTTCACATCAGAAAATCACTCCatttcttatggaaaaaaaaatcagcttctcTAAAGAAGGTCCCAGAAATGTACGTAGTTTGACACTATTAATAATCTTTTACCTCCACCCAAGTGAGCTGGTGGCCAGGTTGGGGGACAGAATGAATCGTATTTGTGTAGTAGGTGATTCTAGGCATTGCATGTGTAGACGGACAACGTTTCAACACTAAGCATCGTGACAATGAGGACAACAACCAACTGCATGTTTTCATCTACACTGTTTTTAGGAAATGGCTCTCCCCAAATTGGCCAGGACTCAACTTCTATAATATTCCAGTTTAGTTTACATCCCAGTTCCCATGGgagaaatgtaaatataagaTTAGTAATAACAAGATGCATATGAGCCATTTGTCCCCAAGTTTGCCTTTTGACCCAAAAGAAATCCAATTCACCTTTGTTCCTTTACTCCCCACTGCAGTCAAGAGAAGCACAGGGAAGGTGATTTTC from Ursus arctos isolate Adak ecotype North America unplaced genomic scaffold, UrsArc2.0 scaffold_24, whole genome shotgun sequence encodes the following:
- the CUNH17orf78 gene encoding uncharacterized protein C17orf78 homolog isoform X1, with protein sequence MDTILVFSLIITSYDVGKKELRDSSCHVEQLPGLFPKDVRKIRDVLMQEAQAEAQKSTFIQNQTVATLQCFGPGSKVKVNLVYSERRSKVKQTLKNLRVIAAPHRNSTASPNCHLTPTSKFQTGALLTGKAFLPGISQCKVYAVMRAASETFSTTTTTTSITPGNKEGEKTTSIDDFSSPLKEDTDENLKKRQKWSTVVKFLIAVTLLFSGVAIIVFVIFEVPCPSQCRGARELCQCQRLWRRQRKEGQQPAAAESQPESQPKKESGLCMVGQDAPNSSSSKKTAGITIIHETYF
- the CUNH17orf78 gene encoding uncharacterized protein C17orf78 homolog isoform X2, which translates into the protein MDTILVFSLIITSYDVGKKELRDSSCHVEQLPGLFPKDVRKIRDVLMQEAQAEAQKSTFIQNQTVATLQCFGPGSKVKVNLVYSERRSKVKQTLKNLRVIAAPHRNSTASPNCHLTPTSKFQTGALLTGKESMPGSQRAMPMPAVVEKAKEGRPATCGS